In Clostridia bacterium, one genomic interval encodes:
- the pyk gene encoding pyruvate kinase → MRKTKIVCTIGPASEDIERLRQLTAAGMDVARLNFSHGSHEEHAARVARIRTVEAEFGRPIAILLDTKGPEIRIGTFADKMITLNAGDAFTLTTEPVVGSSSIVSVNYAGLPATVVPRDRLLLDDGLLELEVKSVAGSSVECRVMVGGQLGDHKRLSLPGKKLNLPALSDADRSDLIFGIEYGVDIIAASFIRNASDVAEIKQFLAANGSGIPVIAKIESRDGIENLDSILRAADGLMVARGDMGVELPAEDVPIIQKQMIHKSRKAGKPVITATQMLDSMTRNPHPTRAEVSDVANAVFDGTDAVMLSGETAQGKYPVQSVRTMARIAERTETALQFSEAVTYRAIGAASSVTDAIGHATVQIAAEVNAAAIITSTVSGWTARMVSKHRPRTKIVAVTPDERTARFLNLLWGVFPVVGEDIKTTDQMINIATARSLQAGLVYPGDTVVITAGVPVGVAGTTNLIKVHEIEKA, encoded by the coding sequence ATGAGAAAAACGAAGATCGTCTGCACCATAGGACCAGCAAGTGAGGATATCGAACGGCTCCGACAGCTCACCGCGGCAGGCATGGACGTGGCGAGGCTCAACTTCTCTCACGGATCCCATGAGGAGCATGCGGCACGGGTAGCGCGCATTCGCACTGTGGAGGCTGAGTTCGGCCGGCCCATCGCCATCCTGCTGGACACCAAGGGGCCCGAGATTCGCATAGGCACATTCGCCGATAAGATGATCACCCTCAACGCAGGAGATGCTTTCACGCTTACGACTGAGCCAGTAGTTGGGAGTTCCAGCATCGTGAGCGTGAACTACGCGGGGCTTCCGGCGACGGTTGTACCCCGCGACCGTCTGCTTCTCGATGATGGGCTCCTCGAGCTAGAGGTCAAGTCAGTGGCAGGATCATCGGTGGAGTGCCGGGTCATGGTCGGCGGACAGCTAGGCGACCACAAGCGGCTCTCGCTTCCCGGGAAGAAGCTGAACCTCCCCGCCCTTTCCGATGCCGATAGGAGCGATCTCATCTTCGGAATAGAGTACGGGGTGGATATCATCGCCGCCTCTTTCATCAGGAACGCGTCGGATGTGGCAGAGATCAAGCAGTTCCTCGCTGCCAACGGGTCCGGAATCCCAGTGATCGCTAAGATCGAGAGCAGGGATGGAATCGAGAACCTTGATTCCATCCTCAGGGCAGCCGACGGCCTCATGGTGGCAAGGGGCGACATGGGAGTGGAGCTTCCCGCTGAAGATGTGCCGATCATCCAAAAGCAGATGATACACAAGTCCAGAAAGGCGGGCAAGCCGGTCATCACCGCCACGCAGATGCTGGATTCCATGACGAGAAACCCCCACCCCACCCGCGCAGAAGTCAGCGATGTGGCCAATGCCGTTTTCGATGGAACTGATGCAGTAATGCTCAGTGGCGAGACCGCGCAAGGCAAGTACCCTGTGCAGTCAGTACGCACCATGGCCAGGATCGCCGAGAGGACCGAAACCGCCCTGCAGTTCTCTGAGGCCGTAACCTATCGGGCGATCGGGGCCGCGTCATCTGTGACCGATGCCATCGGCCACGCGACAGTGCAGATAGCCGCAGAGGTGAACGCTGCCGCCATTATCACATCCACAGTGTCGGGCTGGACTGCCAGAATGGTGTCGAAGCACCGCCCTCGAACCAAGATAGTAGCAGTGACGCCCGATGAGCGCACGGCGAGGTTCCTGAACCTGTTGTGGGGTGTGTTTCCAGTGGTAGGTGAAGACATCAAAACAACCGACCAGATGATCAACATAGCCACAGCAAGATCCCTCCAAGCAGGGCTGGTCTACCCAGGTGACACCGTCGTAATAACGGCGGGCGTTCCCGTTGGAGTCGCGGGAACCACAAACCTCATAAAGGTGCACGAGATCGAAAAAGCCTGA
- a CDS encoding PKD domain-containing protein, producing MAENQRTSVLLTAMAILLILAFFTGGSALAKGAPAGLHGGWQPGPGEYHPNRVIVRFSSEVRTDSISATAAGATIERLGYTIRRVTSFSPSFESPEGVTIGVVELPSGVTPDAAVAELSRMPGVLYAERDYKVYVDQVPVIPNDTRFAEMWGLHNENLPPAYKDPEMSGSPVNDADIDAPEAWEQHTGSGDVVVAIIDTGAYIHHPDLAPNIWVNPGEIPGNGVDDDHNGYVDDVNGWDYFNGDNSVFDPNERDSNGYLNDEHGTHTSGTIGAVSNNAMGVAGINWNVKVIVLKFIGPDGGYTSDAILALQYAAGKGAVLASCSWGGGGYEQALKDAIEASGMLVVCAAGNSGANTDVSPHYPSSYDSSNIISVAASMQNDEPCSYPDWWSTCWGPVSVDLFAPGGYILSTVPPDPVPPTPTENYAFFYGTSMATPHVSGAAALVHARYPEMPLYPGAAGWSPGMPNVKDTILGTVDVKPAFQGKVLTGGRLNAAAALTAGGAPVITSATADPTYGPPPLQVAFTASAMAPTGQIVDVWWEFGDGSSPVHEYNVDHTYTDQGSYDASFHVLNDSGIESIAVIRIQVFFPPVIGVDPTSLQCSLRWGEQDARFVTITNSGLGDLNYTAAVRLLGRVEQTAAGAKIGKLGSGGPDQYGYFWMDSDEPGVGEPEWNDISAVGTEITLSDDGSQLVDLPFTFPFYGQPKTQVRICSNGYLTFGASGSSWSNAAIPSSAAPNDLLAVFWDDLNPSAGGHVYYLADDEGFIVQWDSIPRLGSGGPYTFQAILAPQGGIIYQYKTMAGSRLNEATIGIENSTGSDGLQAAYNQPYVHDDLAVVFIPGWAMLFPTEGTVAPGDTADLEVLFFADHLPEGDYAADVVIESNDPERPEVTVDTLLHVESVIPPVISSLAAQPWAGKAPLTVEFAAQASDSDGHIAEIEWDYGDGSAHAMGTLTATHVYENDGEYDAVLTITDDDGLTDAESVHIVVRDLPKASVEPPAIASAVRAHRSRQEKLTVTNTGDAALVFTATAVTSSVPEIFRKPVEPTEMWEAGGKDDVDPRPSGAFPTGAGGPDAFGYMWKDSDAAGGPVFDWVEISGVGTQLSGLTDDEYVDVALPWAFPFYGQTRTSVKVNANGHLTFGATGSMPYSNDPIPNPRLPNDLMAVYWDDLRPAGAPAGGGVFQYYDAANDRFIVEYNQAPRYYTNGSYTFQVILYPNGTIIYQYLDMTFSSASYAKDGTVGIENGAGDDGLQILYNTAGYMKNGLAIKIWPFAWLSLDPAGGTIAPGASMELDVVVDLTPVQSGSLEGAVVLETNDVRKPVTVVPVQVNVIPNQSPVITACGVNPPQGPVTMNFQFVAAAGDPDGAIAHKYWTFGDGAPAVHEFVAEHTYASDGLYTATFTAVDNDGYVVTADVKVRVEQPPAASWTPSQFRLTMAQGQIAERTLTLSNAGPGRLAFGSEAPANSVHMPERLAYSGAADHCRITASGLYKPNENCERSPWLPSAVGTVIASWTSPAPVTLTWGVGANWDTSDVIIGDPDALKDVVVTADGAYAGKIWDTSFGGSWAADMAFTGESVWQVNVGGDNGIYKLNPDTGAVLGSITTGAWAGTSQRGLAYNSNDDTFYIGGWNEDIIYHIKGETWADPGGVIDQWSMPVAIAGLAYHPMANILAVTNNGEPDMVYFVDPVSHSVVAQFPHPAGLTYSGAGCEFDSEGNLWIASQGNNTMYLVETDLGPTLARWLTWSPRNGTVAAGGSEQITVAVNSERLSPGSHSGAIVLYTNDTEYPMIMVPVDVNVARPPVITEASAMPLIGEPPLQVAFHAAYSAPETQVASYGWDFGDGSSSTALDAVHTYTAAGAYTAVFTVTDALGAQAKASFAIDVRPLPHAEVEPTSIELTLAANATASRTVAVKNSAGNAPLTFSAKVKGGPAPLIAMPKRVGFASMTSATSAEGLYDPLSTEVVERIAASVRPNAIGDVIASWPAPASIDNPWGVGFDGANVWIADPSPKKDHVVTPAGAHTGTIFATPWAGSWPGDMAYDAARNLVWQVNVGGDNGIYGLNAATGAVMMSITSGGSWTSVSQRGLAYNAGDDTFYIGGWNQDIIYHVKGPSWDIPGAVIEQWAFPVGIAGLAWHPNGVLFVSNNGSPDMIYAIDVASRAVIAQFPHPAGLNYSGAGMELDTDGNLWVTSQDNKYVYLVNTEMPIARGITVDPTSGTVGAGAVCELAVTFVGSEIGMPGDDVHKHIEITTNDPFNAALNVDLLIHIQAGPSITGVTAAPQIGQPPLSVSFDATVTPGAVPVVDVWWEFGDGSDPVHNAHAEHVYSSIGEYEARVHAVDENGVEASIKTAISVKWLPTLGVEPLSFNEVIAAGSEIQTNLNVSNTGAAPMNFTVGVAPSFAQSPEWKQYASAAHSKGEYALEPRGYAGAGAGGPDQFGYVWMDSNQEHGPVYEWIEIESLGTRVPLTDESGVSVPLPFRFPFYGQAKTTVNIASNGYLTFDSASIRGFYINGPIPDGAKPNDMIAAFWDDLDPGTAGANVFYYYDEPGRRFIVEFQSVPQWGSSSGMTFQVILRPDGTIVCQYLDMPGDVSSATLGIENAIGDDGLQVAYNASYIEDGLAVAFAPVGSVISVNPTSGRLLAGGRQDVVVTLGSPAAAPGTYSLYIYVSADDPYRPFAAIPVALKLNLPPAVTISAPAAGEEWRGTKEIMWTAADPDDAADDLAIDIYWARDAENWRELAADIANTGSHPWDTWTVGAGGDSFRVRVVATDPAGESNEGIAGPFTIVNDPPVAAFSFAPSPAKVTDEVEFADESTDDGEIATWLWKFGDGVSSSEKSPKHKYTAKGKFTVELTVADNGGLTGTIQHEITVINTAPTVKIGKPEAGAVWTGVRFIEYEASDPDGDELTMTFEYDYLADNFGWAMIAAGQENTGKYEWDTSKVDKGGLYRVRVTAFDTENESAQTTSEQFTIVVLSRPVIAAPNPAESYVTFYYSIASAGQLYVYDIAGRLVHKAALPSTANSYTWGLASSDGRPLAYGLYLYVVVTESGEKSEVGRLVVSHGQSGPGPM from the coding sequence ATGGCAGAGAACCAGCGTACCTCGGTTCTTCTGACGGCCATGGCCATACTGCTGATCCTTGCCTTCTTCACAGGAGGATCAGCGTTGGCCAAGGGCGCTCCCGCAGGCCTCCACGGCGGCTGGCAGCCCGGCCCCGGGGAATACCATCCGAACCGGGTGATCGTCCGCTTCTCAAGCGAGGTTCGGACAGACTCTATCAGCGCCACAGCGGCAGGCGCAACCATCGAGCGACTCGGATACACTATACGCAGGGTAACCAGCTTCAGCCCCAGCTTCGAGTCGCCTGAGGGTGTGACCATAGGCGTGGTGGAGCTGCCTTCAGGGGTCACTCCCGATGCGGCAGTGGCTGAGCTGTCCCGCATGCCCGGCGTGCTGTATGCTGAGCGAGACTACAAGGTTTACGTCGACCAGGTCCCCGTCATACCCAACGACACTAGGTTTGCAGAGATGTGGGGCCTTCACAACGAGAATCTGCCTCCTGCCTACAAGGATCCTGAGATGAGCGGAAGCCCAGTCAATGATGCTGACATCGATGCTCCGGAGGCGTGGGAGCAGCACACAGGCTCCGGAGATGTTGTAGTAGCCATCATAGATACCGGCGCCTACATTCACCACCCTGACCTCGCGCCGAACATCTGGGTGAACCCAGGCGAGATACCAGGCAACGGAGTTGATGATGACCACAACGGCTATGTCGATGACGTCAATGGATGGGACTACTTCAACGGCGACAACTCAGTGTTCGATCCCAATGAGCGAGATAGTAACGGATACCTCAATGACGAGCACGGAACACATACATCAGGCACAATCGGAGCAGTGTCGAACAACGCGATGGGTGTTGCAGGCATCAACTGGAACGTCAAGGTGATTGTGCTAAAGTTCATCGGCCCCGATGGAGGCTACACTTCCGACGCAATCCTTGCGCTTCAGTATGCCGCCGGAAAGGGCGCCGTCCTCGCCTCCTGCAGTTGGGGCGGAGGCGGGTACGAGCAGGCGCTCAAGGATGCAATCGAGGCCTCGGGGATGCTGGTGGTATGCGCCGCAGGCAATAGCGGCGCGAACACCGATGTCAGCCCCCACTATCCATCGAGCTATGACTCGTCCAACATCATATCAGTGGCAGCCAGCATGCAGAACGACGAACCCTGCAGCTACCCGGATTGGTGGAGCACATGCTGGGGCCCTGTGAGCGTGGACCTGTTCGCTCCCGGAGGATACATACTATCCACGGTGCCCCCTGACCCCGTTCCTCCTACCCCCACAGAGAACTACGCATTCTTCTACGGCACATCCATGGCCACCCCTCACGTGTCGGGAGCAGCAGCGCTGGTGCATGCGAGGTACCCCGAGATGCCTCTGTACCCCGGCGCCGCGGGCTGGTCCCCTGGCATGCCCAACGTGAAGGACACCATCCTGGGCACAGTAGACGTGAAGCCAGCCTTCCAGGGGAAGGTCCTCACGGGTGGGCGTCTTAACGCTGCCGCCGCACTCACCGCAGGCGGCGCACCAGTGATAACTTCCGCGACAGCTGACCCCACGTACGGGCCTCCCCCACTTCAGGTCGCATTCACCGCATCGGCGATGGCGCCTACAGGCCAGATCGTTGATGTGTGGTGGGAGTTCGGAGACGGGTCGTCTCCAGTGCACGAGTACAATGTGGATCACACCTACACAGATCAAGGCTCGTATGATGCCTCGTTCCATGTTCTCAACGACTCCGGCATTGAGAGCATTGCGGTCATCAGGATCCAGGTGTTCTTCCCGCCTGTGATAGGGGTGGATCCGACCTCGCTCCAGTGCAGCCTCCGCTGGGGTGAGCAAGACGCGAGGTTCGTCACGATAACCAACTCCGGTCTGGGAGACCTGAACTACACAGCCGCAGTCAGGCTCCTCGGCAGAGTGGAGCAAACCGCTGCCGGCGCAAAGATCGGGAAGCTCGGTTCGGGAGGCCCCGACCAATACGGCTACTTCTGGATGGACTCCGACGAGCCGGGGGTTGGCGAACCAGAGTGGAACGACATCTCCGCTGTTGGCACTGAGATCACGCTATCCGATGATGGAAGCCAGCTGGTGGACCTGCCGTTCACATTCCCGTTCTACGGCCAGCCCAAGACCCAGGTCCGCATATGTTCCAACGGGTATCTCACGTTTGGAGCATCCGGGTCATCCTGGTCGAACGCAGCGATTCCGTCGTCAGCCGCTCCCAACGACCTGCTGGCCGTCTTCTGGGACGATCTGAACCCGAGCGCAGGCGGTCACGTGTACTACTTGGCCGACGACGAAGGGTTCATCGTCCAGTGGGACAGCATACCCAGGCTTGGAAGTGGAGGGCCATACACCTTCCAGGCCATACTGGCTCCCCAGGGCGGGATCATCTATCAGTACAAGACTATGGCCGGCTCGCGTCTTAACGAGGCCACCATAGGAATCGAGAACTCCACTGGCTCGGATGGACTTCAGGCGGCATACAACCAGCCGTATGTCCACGACGACCTGGCAGTCGTGTTCATTCCCGGCTGGGCCATGCTGTTCCCCACCGAAGGAACAGTGGCGCCGGGTGATACTGCGGATCTGGAAGTGCTCTTCTTCGCTGACCATCTGCCTGAAGGAGACTACGCGGCAGACGTGGTGATCGAGAGCAATGACCCCGAGCGACCCGAGGTCACCGTTGACACTCTTCTTCACGTGGAATCGGTGATTCCTCCAGTCATCTCCAGTCTTGCCGCTCAGCCGTGGGCTGGAAAGGCCCCGCTCACCGTGGAATTCGCCGCGCAGGCGAGCGATAGCGACGGCCACATCGCCGAGATCGAATGGGATTACGGCGATGGAAGCGCCCACGCGATGGGAACACTCACGGCGACTCACGTCTATGAGAATGATGGAGAGTACGATGCCGTCCTCACCATCACCGACGACGACGGCCTGACTGATGCTGAGAGTGTTCACATCGTCGTCCGCGACCTTCCCAAGGCATCGGTTGAGCCTCCGGCGATCGCTTCCGCGGTCCGCGCGCATAGGTCGCGGCAAGAGAAGCTCACCGTGACCAACACGGGCGACGCCGCGCTTGTGTTCACTGCGACAGCTGTCACCTCGTCCGTTCCTGAGATATTCAGGAAACCCGTGGAACCGACTGAGATGTGGGAAGCGGGAGGCAAGGATGACGTGGATCCTCGCCCATCCGGCGCCTTCCCCACTGGGGCAGGCGGACCAGATGCCTTCGGCTACATGTGGAAGGATTCCGACGCCGCAGGCGGGCCCGTTTTCGACTGGGTTGAGATCAGCGGAGTTGGAACCCAACTCTCAGGGCTCACCGACGACGAATACGTCGATGTGGCCTTGCCATGGGCATTCCCCTTCTATGGACAGACGCGCACCTCCGTGAAGGTGAACGCCAACGGGCATCTCACATTCGGCGCCACCGGATCAATGCCATACTCGAATGACCCGATCCCCAACCCGCGCCTGCCGAACGATCTCATGGCGGTCTACTGGGACGATCTGCGGCCCGCGGGAGCTCCTGCAGGCGGCGGTGTGTTCCAGTATTACGACGCGGCAAATGACCGGTTCATCGTCGAGTACAATCAGGCGCCGCGATACTACACGAATGGGTCATACACATTCCAGGTTATCCTCTACCCCAACGGCACTATCATCTACCAGTATCTCGACATGACATTCTCCTCTGCTTCGTATGCGAAAGACGGAACTGTGGGCATCGAAAACGGCGCTGGCGACGACGGCCTGCAGATTCTGTACAACACTGCAGGATACATGAAGAACGGCCTCGCCATCAAGATATGGCCGTTTGCGTGGCTCTCTCTCGATCCAGCAGGCGGAACCATAGCTCCAGGCGCAAGTATGGAGCTTGATGTCGTGGTCGACCTCACTCCAGTCCAGTCCGGTTCGCTCGAAGGCGCAGTGGTCCTCGAGACCAACGACGTGCGGAAGCCAGTGACGGTCGTGCCTGTGCAGGTCAATGTGATCCCCAACCAGTCGCCGGTGATCACGGCCTGCGGGGTCAACCCGCCTCAAGGCCCAGTCACTATGAACTTCCAGTTCGTAGCTGCAGCGGGCGATCCCGACGGGGCCATCGCTCACAAGTACTGGACCTTCGGTGATGGCGCGCCCGCTGTCCATGAATTCGTCGCAGAGCACACCTACGCATCCGATGGGCTGTACACTGCGACTTTCACAGCAGTTGACAACGACGGCTATGTGGTCACTGCTGATGTGAAGGTCCGGGTTGAGCAGCCCCCAGCGGCCTCCTGGACACCGAGCCAGTTCCGACTCACCATGGCTCAGGGCCAGATTGCCGAAAGAACACTGACCCTGTCCAATGCTGGGCCAGGCCGGTTGGCATTCGGAAGCGAAGCGCCTGCCAACTCGGTGCATATGCCTGAAAGGCTGGCATATTCTGGGGCAGCCGACCACTGCAGGATAACGGCATCCGGCCTATACAAGCCAAACGAGAACTGCGAGCGCTCGCCGTGGCTGCCCAGTGCAGTAGGCACGGTGATTGCGAGCTGGACCTCTCCCGCGCCTGTTACGCTCACCTGGGGCGTGGGGGCGAACTGGGACACAAGCGATGTGATCATCGGCGACCCCGACGCACTGAAAGACGTCGTGGTCACCGCCGACGGAGCGTACGCCGGGAAGATCTGGGATACATCCTTCGGAGGCAGCTGGGCTGCTGACATGGCGTTCACTGGTGAGAGCGTCTGGCAAGTGAACGTTGGAGGGGATAACGGGATCTACAAGCTCAACCCGGACACTGGCGCAGTGCTCGGGTCCATAACCACCGGGGCGTGGGCAGGAACCTCCCAGCGGGGCCTGGCCTACAACTCCAACGACGACACGTTCTACATCGGCGGATGGAACGAGGACATCATATACCACATCAAGGGTGAGACATGGGCCGACCCGGGCGGGGTCATTGATCAGTGGTCCATGCCGGTTGCCATCGCAGGGCTAGCCTACCATCCGATGGCGAACATCCTGGCGGTCACGAACAACGGAGAACCGGATATGGTGTACTTCGTCGACCCAGTGAGCCATTCTGTCGTAGCGCAGTTCCCGCACCCTGCAGGGCTAACATACAGCGGCGCCGGGTGCGAATTCGATTCCGAAGGCAACCTGTGGATCGCATCCCAGGGAAACAACACCATGTACCTAGTGGAAACAGACCTCGGCCCAACGCTTGCCAGATGGCTCACCTGGAGCCCTAGGAACGGAACGGTGGCGGCAGGCGGGTCTGAACAGATCACTGTAGCAGTGAACAGTGAGCGCCTGAGCCCCGGCTCGCACAGCGGCGCGATTGTTCTCTACACCAACGACACTGAGTACCCCATGATCATGGTCCCAGTGGACGTGAATGTAGCGAGGCCGCCCGTGATCACCGAGGCAAGCGCAATGCCTCTCATTGGCGAACCCCCGCTTCAGGTGGCATTCCACGCGGCCTACTCCGCTCCCGAAACGCAGGTTGCGTCCTACGGCTGGGATTTCGGCGACGGTTCCTCATCGACGGCCCTCGACGCAGTGCACACCTACACTGCAGCTGGGGCATACACGGCCGTGTTCACTGTCACCGATGCCCTTGGCGCACAGGCGAAGGCGAGCTTCGCGATCGATGTGAGGCCCCTTCCCCACGCTGAAGTGGAGCCCACGTCCATAGAACTCACCCTGGCGGCGAACGCGACAGCTTCGAGGACCGTGGCTGTGAAGAACAGTGCAGGCAATGCGCCTCTCACCTTCTCCGCTAAGGTGAAAGGCGGACCAGCTCCTCTGATAGCCATGCCCAAGAGGGTCGGATTCGCCTCCATGACCAGCGCGACGAGTGCCGAAGGGCTGTACGATCCACTCAGCACTGAAGTGGTAGAGCGGATTGCAGCCTCAGTAAGGCCAAACGCCATCGGCGATGTGATAGCATCGTGGCCCGCTCCGGCGAGCATCGATAATCCCTGGGGAGTGGGCTTCGACGGCGCGAACGTTTGGATAGCCGATCCGTCGCCGAAGAAGGATCACGTGGTCACACCCGCCGGGGCCCACACCGGAACCATCTTCGCCACTCCGTGGGCAGGATCCTGGCCTGGCGATATGGCCTACGATGCGGCCCGAAATCTGGTGTGGCAAGTGAATGTGGGAGGCGACAATGGAATCTACGGCCTCAACGCGGCCACCGGCGCAGTAATGATGAGCATCACATCCGGAGGCTCATGGACCTCGGTATCCCAGCGGGGGCTGGCCTACAACGCTGGTGACGACACCTTCTACATCGGTGGATGGAATCAGGACATCATATACCACGTCAAGGGACCAAGCTGGGATATTCCCGGCGCGGTCATTGAGCAGTGGGCCTTCCCAGTGGGCATAGCAGGACTGGCGTGGCATCCCAATGGCGTCCTGTTTGTATCGAACAACGGATCGCCCGACATGATCTACGCGATCGATGTGGCCTCACGAGCCGTGATTGCACAGTTCCCACACCCCGCCGGGCTCAATTACAGCGGGGCCGGGATGGAGCTGGATACAGACGGCAATCTGTGGGTCACGTCGCAGGACAACAAGTACGTCTACCTGGTCAATACCGAGATGCCGATAGCCCGCGGAATCACAGTCGACCCCACTAGTGGAACTGTGGGCGCCGGAGCAGTCTGCGAGCTTGCGGTCACGTTCGTCGGCAGCGAGATCGGCATGCCCGGCGACGACGTCCATAAGCACATCGAGATCACGACGAATGACCCGTTCAATGCAGCGCTCAATGTGGACCTGCTCATTCACATACAGGCAGGCCCGTCCATCACTGGCGTGACCGCTGCTCCCCAAATTGGGCAACCGCCGCTCTCCGTGAGCTTCGATGCCACGGTGACTCCGGGAGCTGTGCCAGTAGTAGATGTGTGGTGGGAGTTCGGCGATGGGTCTGATCCTGTGCATAACGCCCACGCGGAGCACGTCTACTCCAGCATTGGGGAGTATGAAGCAAGGGTGCACGCAGTGGATGAGAACGGAGTCGAGGCATCCATCAAGACGGCGATCTCCGTGAAATGGCTCCCCACACTAGGGGTTGAACCCCTGAGCTTCAACGAGGTCATCGCGGCAGGCTCGGAAATCCAGACAAATCTGAACGTGAGCAATACAGGGGCTGCCCCGATGAACTTCACGGTGGGCGTGGCGCCGAGCTTCGCCCAGAGCCCTGAGTGGAAGCAGTACGCCTCGGCAGCGCACTCCAAGGGCGAGTATGCGCTTGAACCCAGGGGGTACGCAGGTGCAGGCGCCGGCGGACCCGATCAGTTCGGCTATGTGTGGATGGACAGCAACCAGGAGCACGGACCCGTATACGAGTGGATCGAGATCGAGAGCCTTGGAACGCGCGTTCCACTGACGGATGAATCAGGAGTGAGCGTGCCGCTGCCGTTCAGGTTCCCGTTCTACGGCCAGGCGAAAACCACAGTGAATATCGCCTCCAACGGCTACCTGACGTTCGATTCGGCCTCGATTCGCGGGTTCTACATCAACGGCCCGATTCCCGATGGGGCGAAACCCAACGATATGATCGCAGCGTTCTGGGATGATCTCGATCCGGGAACAGCAGGCGCCAACGTGTTCTACTACTACGACGAGCCGGGCCGCCGGTTCATCGTGGAGTTCCAGAGTGTTCCCCAGTGGGGCAGTTCCTCGGGCATGACGTTCCAGGTGATCCTGAGGCCCGACGGAACAATCGTCTGCCAGTATCTAGACATGCCAGGGGATGTGTCATCGGCCACCTTAGGCATCGAAAATGCCATCGGCGATGACGGACTGCAGGTCGCCTACAACGCGTCCTACATCGAGGATGGCCTGGCAGTCGCATTCGCCCCTGTTGGCTCAGTGATATCGGTGAACCCCACCTCTGGCCGTCTGCTCGCAGGAGGCAGGCAGGATGTTGTAGTGACACTGGGCTCCCCCGCAGCGGCGCCTGGAACCTACTCACTCTACATCTACGTCTCTGCTGACGATCCGTACCGCCCATTCGCGGCAATACCTGTGGCCCTGAAACTGAATCTCCCCCCTGCCGTTACGATTTCCGCCCCTGCAGCGGGTGAAGAGTGGCGTGGGACGAAGGAGATCATGTGGACAGCCGCTGACCCGGATGATGCAGCAGATGACCTAGCCATCGACATCTACTGGGCTCGCGACGCCGAGAACTGGCGCGAGCTCGCTGCCGACATCGCCAATACTGGTTCCCACCCTTGGGATACCTGGACCGTCGGCGCGGGCGGCGACTCCTTCCGTGTACGAGTCGTGGCCACCGACCCAGCAGGCGAATCCAATGAAGGCATCGCTGGGCCGTTCACTATCGTGAACGATCCGCCTGTCGCCGCCTTCTCATTCGCACCCTCCCCTGCTAAAGTCACGGATGAGGTGGAGTTCGCCGACGAGTCCACCGACGATGGCGAGATTGCCACGTGGCTGTGGAAGTTCGGCGACGGCGTAAGCAGTTCTGAGAAGAGCCCCAAGCACAAGTACACAGCGAAGGGCAAGTTCACGGTGGAGCTGACCGTCGCCGACAATGGTGGACTAACAGGCACGATCCAGCACGAGATCACAGTGATCAACACCGCGCCGACGGTGAAGATCGGAAAGCCCGAGGCCGGCGCGGTTTGGACTGGGGTCCGGTTCATCGAGTACGAGGCATCAGACCCAGACGGCGATGAGCTCACCATGACCTTCGAATACGACTATCTCGCAGATAACTTCGGCTGGGCCATGATTGCGGCCGGGCAGGAGAACACCGGGAAGTACGAATGGGATACTTCGAAGGTCGACAAGGGCGGGTTGTATCGAGTAAGGGTGACTGCGTTCGATACGGAGAACGAGAGTGCGCAGACCACGAGCGAGCAGTTCACCATAGTGGTGCTTTCCCGCCCTGTGATTGCCGCGCCCAACCCTGCAGAGAGCTATGTGACGTTCTATTACAGCATAGCTTCTGCGGGTCAGCTGTACGTATACGACATTGCAGGACGCCTCGTCCACAAGGCCGCACTTCCAAGCACGGCCAACTCGTATACCTGGGGCCTTGCATCATCAGACGGCAGGCCGCTCGCATACGGGCTCTACCTCTACGTCGTAGTGACTGAGAGCGGCGAGAAATCGGAGGTCGGAAGGCTAGTGGTAAGCCACGGACAGTCAGGTCCGGGCCCAATGTAG